One window of Saccharicrinis carchari genomic DNA carries:
- a CDS encoding SusC/RagA family TonB-linked outer membrane protein: MENLSLGEVLSTIEKKSGYYFTYNRNQVNVDSKISVHAESKTIPELLNIIFNDKGINYEVKDENVVLYRVDQAKRTITGTITDKNGEPVVGATVMVKGTTTDGTITNFNGEFTLDVAEGETLVVSFIGFEQQEIIVGESSFYKIVLQDSTEQLGEVVVTAMGIERKAKSLTYATQSMDNEDLMRVQDASFINSLQGKAAGLKITPNVGGAGGASKILLRGNKSILGNNTPLIVVDGVPMSNPVKNQRGIGGGSEMGYGFSTEGADALSSINPDDIENINVLKGANAAALYGSAASNGVIMITTKKGKEGTLSVSVSSNVTFEDPMLLPELQDQYGAGINLNTDPAKISANSWGNKISSMTPEELEVEGLTNTPQDYIKDFFRTGSTYNTSVSLSGGTKNILSYFSYGNTTSNGMIENNNFTRNTIAFRQSYSLFKDILNVDVSINYVNQSTKNRPGGGTNQNPLYHLYTSPRNTDMNFYKNKYKIDDATWMSNSESSKHLVLVDPEKGLYKWVYEPVELSGTRQNWLFDAPDQNNPYWLINQNNRRDQEDRVYGYISTNVKLTEGLNAQARFSIDRSASSTTDERGATTQYPNSMMDRGVYGEWNRKSHEFYLDGMLNYDKTFGDYTVSASAGYSAHKITGNSRGIFENATAYDYSLMRVPTAINIFDPRAGAGSSRSFSKSINWDEGLFFTGQLGYKDFAFVEGSYRRDWYRAFTQFKDRDVADNYGYFSFGANVLMHEMISLPEFWNYLKVRASYSEVGNSIPNIMYASSNVNLVTGGVTPSPYAFFDNPIPEVSKSFETGFDVSFFRNALSWDVTYYNSTLNNSYLIVGSGGYSKPVNTGVIRNQGVETTLTYSLNLTKDLLWKTGVNFAYNSNKIEETYKEDGKEALIAQQIGFGGKFQIRYKQGGSYGDLYATDFKRNEDGSVVINGEGRPLLSSDKFGKFIGNMNSPYQLGWNNTFSYKNWSLYFLVDGKVGGKVVSFTEAYLDKLGLSTRSGADRLLADQNPELVFEDDEGDEHPAMRLPDGQLAPIQKYYEGIGGDINATQYVYDATNFRMKEVSLGYRFKDLFGKTKDLTLSAIGRNLFFLYNDAPIDPETSLSSQNSLGGFDIFNMPTARSYGMSVSVKF, encoded by the coding sequence TTGGAAAATCTATCATTAGGGGAAGTCTTATCTACCATCGAAAAAAAGAGCGGATATTATTTTACGTACAATCGAAACCAGGTTAATGTGGATAGTAAAATCAGCGTTCATGCCGAAAGTAAGACAATCCCTGAATTGCTCAATATTATTTTTAACGATAAAGGTATCAATTATGAAGTAAAAGACGAGAATGTAGTGCTGTATCGCGTTGATCAGGCTAAGCGTACAATAACCGGAACTATTACGGATAAAAATGGAGAACCTGTTGTTGGTGCAACAGTAATGGTAAAAGGTACTACAACAGATGGTACCATCACCAATTTTAACGGTGAGTTTACCTTGGATGTAGCGGAGGGTGAAACTTTAGTAGTTTCTTTTATAGGTTTCGAGCAACAGGAGATCATCGTGGGAGAATCATCTTTTTATAAAATTGTCCTGCAAGATTCAACGGAGCAATTGGGAGAGGTGGTAGTTACAGCGATGGGTATCGAACGTAAAGCCAAATCGCTAACCTATGCTACCCAAAGTATGGATAATGAAGATTTGATGCGGGTGCAGGACGCATCTTTCATCAATTCATTGCAGGGAAAAGCTGCCGGTCTTAAAATTACCCCAAACGTTGGGGGCGCAGGTGGTGCCTCTAAAATATTGCTCAGGGGGAACAAGTCTATTTTGGGAAATAACACGCCGCTTATTGTGGTGGATGGTGTACCCATGTCGAACCCGGTAAAAAACCAAAGAGGAATTGGAGGCGGAAGCGAAATGGGATATGGTTTTTCTACGGAAGGAGCCGATGCCCTATCGTCCATCAACCCCGACGATATAGAGAATATTAACGTGCTAAAGGGAGCCAATGCGGCAGCCCTGTACGGGAGTGCCGCCTCTAACGGTGTAATTATGATTACTACCAAAAAAGGTAAAGAGGGCACATTGTCCGTGAGCGTTTCTTCAAATGTTACTTTTGAAGATCCCATGCTTTTGCCCGAATTGCAGGATCAATACGGGGCAGGTATCAATTTAAATACCGACCCTGCCAAGATATCGGCCAATAGCTGGGGAAACAAAATATCCTCGATGACACCGGAAGAATTGGAGGTGGAAGGCTTAACAAACACACCGCAGGATTATATAAAGGATTTCTTTAGAACCGGAAGCACCTATAACACCTCCGTGTCATTAAGTGGTGGTACCAAGAATATCTTATCTTATTTTTCCTATGGAAATACCACATCAAACGGTATGATAGAGAACAATAATTTTACAAGGAATACAATCGCATTCCGCCAAAGTTATTCGTTGTTCAAAGATATCTTGAATGTGGATGTATCTATCAACTATGTGAACCAGTCAACGAAAAACCGACCTGGTGGTGGAACCAACCAAAACCCGCTTTATCACCTATATACTTCGCCCAGGAATACGGACATGAACTTTTATAAAAATAAATACAAAATAGACGATGCCACCTGGATGTCAAATTCTGAGTCTTCTAAACACCTTGTTCTTGTAGATCCTGAAAAAGGATTATATAAATGGGTTTATGAGCCTGTGGAGTTGAGCGGAACAAGACAAAACTGGTTGTTTGATGCACCCGACCAGAACAACCCATATTGGTTAATCAATCAGAATAACCGTAGAGACCAGGAAGATCGTGTGTATGGATATATCTCAACCAATGTTAAGCTCACCGAAGGGCTAAACGCACAGGCCCGATTTAGTATTGACCGATCGGCCTCGAGTACTACCGACGAACGAGGAGCTACCACACAGTATCCTAACAGTATGATGGATAGAGGTGTTTATGGAGAATGGAACAGGAAGTCGCATGAGTTTTACTTGGATGGAATGTTGAATTACGATAAAACATTTGGCGATTACACCGTTTCAGCGAGTGCGGGTTATTCAGCCCATAAAATCACGGGCAACTCAAGGGGTATTTTCGAAAATGCAACAGCCTATGATTATTCTTTGATGCGCGTGCCCACTGCAATAAATATCTTCGACCCAAGGGCCGGAGCCGGTTCCAGCCGCTCTTTCTCTAAATCAATTAACTGGGACGAAGGCTTATTTTTTACCGGACAGTTGGGGTACAAGGACTTTGCTTTTGTTGAAGGAAGCTACCGGAGAGACTGGTACCGCGCCTTTACGCAATTTAAAGATAGGGATGTAGCGGATAATTACGGATATTTTTCGTTTGGCGCCAATGTTTTGATGCACGAAATGATTTCCTTACCAGAATTTTGGAACTATCTGAAAGTGCGTGCTTCGTACAGTGAGGTGGGTAACTCCATACCAAATATTATGTACGCATCCAGCAATGTGAACCTGGTTACAGGGGGCGTTACGCCATCGCCGTATGCTTTTTTTGACAACCCCATCCCCGAAGTTTCAAAATCCTTCGAAACCGGCTTTGACGTATCGTTTTTCAGAAATGCATTAAGTTGGGATGTTACCTATTATAATTCTACCCTGAACAACAGTTACCTGATCGTAGGGTCGGGCGGATATTCCAAGCCCGTAAATACGGGTGTTATCCGAAATCAGGGAGTTGAAACCACCCTGACCTACTCCTTGAATCTAACCAAGGATTTACTTTGGAAAACAGGGGTAAATTTTGCTTATAACAGCAACAAGATTGAGGAAACATACAAGGAGGACGGCAAAGAGGCATTGATTGCCCAGCAAATTGGATTTGGGGGTAAATTCCAGATTCGGTACAAGCAAGGCGGAAGTTATGGCGACCTGTATGCAACCGACTTTAAGCGAAACGAAGATGGAAGTGTTGTGATTAACGGAGAGGGGCGACCTTTGTTAAGTTCCGACAAGTTTGGTAAGTTCATCGGTAATATGAATTCGCCTTACCAATTGGGGTGGAATAACACCTTCTCCTATAAAAACTGGTCGCTCTACTTTTTGGTAGATGGTAAAGTAGGGGGTAAAGTGGTTTCGTTTACCGAAGCATATTTGGACAAGCTGGGACTCTCCACGCGTTCGGGTGCCGACAGGTTGCTGGCTGATCAAAACCCGGAACTTGTTTTCGAGGATGACGAAGGGGATGAGCATCCGGCCATGCGCTTGCCCGATGGCCAATTGGCTCCCATTCAAAAGTATTATGAAGGTATTGGGGGCGATATTAACGCTACCCAATATGTATATGATGCCACTAACTTCCGCATGAAGGAGGTTTCGTTGGGCTACCGATTCAAAGACTTGTTTGGAAAAACAAAGGATTTAACCCTATCTGCTATTGGGCGTAATTTATTCTTTTTGTACAACGATGCGCCGATAGACCCCGAAACTTCACTGTCGTCGCAAAACAGTCTGGGTGGATTCGATATTTTTAACATGCCAACGGCACGTTCGTACGGTATGTCAGTATCCGTTAAATTTTAA
- a CDS encoding SusD/RagB family nutrient-binding outer membrane lipoprotein: MIIDKIIMKKTVVHFYIVAMACIIGLPSCLFEDEEFGGELTEGTIEGETEVFRGNADSINYHIDITQEGLNSAMDSLRKKGTLGQFIPAQYNMRGGKNGELPGPHAYQYQFSLEVDNYAGYMCLPQNFGGRMTSTYYDSQDFNGGAMGSFIQVKNAIVPVLNHPQIDSVPEIKAMALMIYNYSAQEVADIYGPFPYADYKNNIQTSPFTYNPVELIYKNIVSNIDTVVACLKNFDNRPDWYKSAVQGAMYQYDLISSLDNRDIRHWIGFANSLKLRMAMHIVKVNPPLAQQWAEEAVASGVIESPVEQFMLNTLYLGFSHPLATISNLWNDTRLNASFESIMKSLDHPFLEFAFNKNQGRIFNKNDESKFLETDSMVIGLRSGIRMLEGQAYDVNFRTAYSRVDQQTISLTPLYIMKYAEVLFLRAEGALRGWNMGGSAQFFYEEGIKNAYEGERFNSQYVNQIDEYMSREQAIDFVYEDPYNDRYSLTSLTKIGVKWNDGEDNETKLEKIMTQKYIAGFPYSFGAWTDIRRTGYPKIFPVLHDDGDGSIEAGDIIRRIPFPGDNDPATQADIAESGLEALGGPDLQGTRLWWDVQTSSNF; encoded by the coding sequence ATGATAATAGATAAAATCATCATGAAAAAAACAGTTGTTCATTTCTACATTGTTGCCATGGCCTGTATTATAGGACTTCCCTCCTGCCTCTTCGAAGACGAAGAGTTTGGGGGAGAGCTCACCGAAGGCACTATTGAAGGCGAAACAGAAGTTTTCCGCGGCAATGCCGATAGCATTAATTACCACATCGATATTACACAGGAGGGTTTAAATTCGGCTATGGACTCGTTACGTAAAAAGGGAACCTTAGGTCAATTTATCCCGGCACAATATAACATGAGAGGCGGCAAAAATGGCGAATTGCCCGGGCCGCACGCATACCAATATCAGTTTAGCCTGGAGGTAGATAATTATGCCGGCTACATGTGTCTTCCACAAAATTTTGGCGGACGTATGACCTCCACGTACTACGACAGTCAGGATTTTAATGGCGGAGCCATGGGATCGTTTATTCAGGTTAAAAATGCAATCGTACCCGTGTTAAACCATCCTCAAATTGATTCGGTGCCCGAGATTAAGGCTATGGCATTGATGATCTATAATTATTCAGCCCAGGAGGTTGCTGATATCTATGGCCCTTTTCCTTATGCCGATTACAAAAACAACATCCAAACATCTCCTTTTACTTATAATCCGGTTGAGCTTATCTACAAGAATATTGTATCGAACATCGATACGGTGGTCGCATGTCTTAAAAATTTCGACAATCGGCCGGATTGGTACAAATCGGCCGTACAGGGAGCTATGTATCAGTACGATTTAATTTCGAGTTTGGATAATCGCGACATAAGGCATTGGATTGGTTTTGCCAATTCGTTGAAATTGCGGATGGCCATGCATATTGTAAAAGTTAACCCGCCATTGGCACAACAGTGGGCCGAGGAAGCGGTAGCTTCCGGTGTTATCGAGAGCCCGGTGGAGCAATTTATGCTAAATACGCTTTATCTTGGATTTTCACACCCATTAGCAACCATTTCAAACCTTTGGAATGACACAAGGTTGAATGCGTCGTTCGAGAGCATCATGAAGAGTTTGGATCATCCTTTTTTGGAGTTTGCTTTTAATAAAAATCAAGGCAGGATATTCAATAAGAACGATGAAAGTAAATTTCTGGAAACGGACAGCATGGTTATTGGCCTGCGTTCCGGAATCAGGATGCTCGAAGGACAGGCCTATGACGTAAATTTCAGAACGGCCTACTCCAGGGTTGATCAACAAACTATATCCTTAACGCCGCTCTACATCATGAAATATGCCGAGGTTTTGTTTCTGCGAGCAGAGGGAGCTCTTCGAGGCTGGAATATGGGTGGGAGCGCTCAGTTTTTTTATGAGGAGGGGATTAAAAACGCATATGAGGGAGAGCGATTCAATAGCCAATATGTTAATCAGATAGATGAATATATGTCGCGAGAGCAGGCAATTGATTTTGTTTACGAAGACCCCTACAATGATCGCTACAGCCTTACAAGCCTAACTAAAATTGGTGTAAAATGGAATGATGGTGAAGATAATGAAACGAAACTTGAAAAAATTATGACCCAAAAATATATTGCCGGTTTTCCGTATTCTTTTGGAGCATGGACGGATATTCGACGTACGGGCTACCCCAAAATATTTCCTGTTCTGCACGATGATGGGGATGGCTCTATCGAAGCCGGCGATATCATTCGCAGAATACCGTTCCCCGGTGACAACGATCCAGCAACTCAGGCTGATATTGCAGAATCAGGACTGGAAGCATTGGGCGGACCAGATTTGCAAGGTACCAGACTTTGGTGGGACGTTCAAACCTCTTCTAATTTTTAA
- a CDS encoding GEVED domain-containing protein: protein MNNNYLLFGLLALFCSGVFMPSTAQMSPTASKDIYDWTPFQDVQMVELFYQAIQEGRNYPTDATFRSTFGFDIEFARSHVRPNAVLIDQSKQVDPSIDPSRKLWMNLPTGVGPMVGGYPSDLFNNDVYSMWQYTKLFGAWNHSLFQAPGGWADAAHKHGADMFSGIKFFESWNDDGGEGAYQGLITAKELDGSYKYAEAFINCLMYLGLDGINYNWEASGYTKADVIAFHKELFRIADAKGFDNFHIGLYTQNSTLSGWNTPSLYYGNDPGQKTVDLMLNYMSGDFSSGYATSIGAAEAVGQTDHLYSGVWIVTMNRNWPMMNLPEAKKMNLCLWGEHGQSRFMSYNSGTDGFDIQENYQKLLERAFSGGNRNPADKPALSSTGNEWEGEEPLSTFGGLATMIAERPTVQGKLPFITNFQLGNGERYNYKGKKAFGGWYNMGAQDYQPTYRWLVYNADTEVVSTDIQPFYTHRDAYNGGSTLALEGTATAGGTDIVLYRTDLEISDANPKVNIAVKTYEEQETPTNLYVILKKKGSNIWEEIAVGNTTGKEWEEKTLDMSGFATGDFIEYIGLRVKATTPVNDYSLYVGKLGLSDDRLVKVASVEDLMVEVKEETQQSMSVKLNWKVSPFETSARALATGLVYNDEANVNHFEIVYKNGVDGRIKELGRTSTWSNFIGGIVFDDSETPEEPYIGVRAASIDGKSYSKVSWVKVTRADAGQLPEFVDDRYCSSEINPAAEGVDIARAQRYLTEVKTTGLADNLNFTANAPVEDGTQYQNATNYSFTANQGETFDFSFKAFDTSDAMWNGSPKTDGLRYCFAKAYIDWDNNGEFDPATEEVFDLGTARSSTVAFETTGVTQSFTVPERAAPGAVRLRIVFSDAWFPHPGPCGLTAKGFSIDFTMNITGTNPPIVAEDKHDQGMPEEPVRIYDENPNAPDGPVSVGEEVYEGAYSSFYPNPANGVVYFENVQQVWIYSFDGKLVHSDKGVAIEKADISSLTPGAYIVRMMNEKVIRSGKLIVK from the coding sequence ATGAATAACAATTATCTACTTTTTGGGCTTTTAGCCCTCTTTTGCAGTGGTGTTTTTATGCCATCAACGGCGCAAATGTCACCTACGGCATCCAAAGACATTTATGACTGGACACCTTTCCAGGATGTTCAAATGGTTGAACTTTTTTACCAAGCCATCCAGGAAGGCAGAAATTATCCTACTGATGCGACTTTCCGAAGTACTTTCGGTTTCGATATCGAATTCGCCCGTTCGCACGTGCGCCCCAATGCGGTGTTGATAGATCAAAGCAAACAGGTAGATCCTTCTATTGATCCCTCCCGTAAGTTGTGGATGAACCTACCCACGGGCGTTGGCCCAATGGTTGGTGGTTATCCCAGCGATTTGTTTAACAATGATGTGTACTCCATGTGGCAATACACCAAGTTGTTTGGTGCTTGGAACCATAGTCTTTTCCAGGCTCCCGGTGGATGGGCCGATGCCGCCCACAAGCATGGTGCAGACATGTTCAGTGGCATCAAGTTTTTTGAGAGCTGGAACGACGACGGTGGCGAGGGCGCCTATCAGGGTCTGATAACTGCTAAGGAGTTGGATGGCTCGTACAAATACGCCGAAGCATTTATCAACTGCCTAATGTATCTGGGGCTGGACGGTATTAACTACAATTGGGAAGCATCAGGATACACAAAGGCCGACGTAATCGCTTTTCATAAAGAATTGTTCCGGATTGCGGATGCAAAAGGTTTTGATAATTTCCACATCGGTCTTTATACCCAGAATTCGACACTAAGCGGATGGAATACTCCAAGTCTTTACTATGGAAATGACCCCGGGCAAAAGACAGTAGATCTAATGTTAAATTATATGTCGGGTGATTTTTCTTCGGGCTATGCCACTTCAATAGGGGCAGCTGAAGCGGTGGGGCAAACGGATCATCTTTATTCAGGTGTTTGGATTGTTACCATGAACAGAAATTGGCCAATGATGAATCTTCCGGAAGCCAAAAAAATGAACCTTTGTCTTTGGGGCGAGCACGGGCAGAGCCGTTTTATGAGCTATAATAGTGGAACGGATGGTTTCGACATTCAGGAAAATTATCAAAAGTTGTTGGAGAGGGCTTTTTCAGGTGGAAATCGTAACCCGGCTGACAAGCCTGCACTTTCCAGCACAGGCAACGAATGGGAAGGTGAGGAACCCCTTTCCACTTTTGGCGGACTGGCCACTATGATTGCCGAAAGGCCTACAGTGCAAGGTAAACTACCTTTTATTACCAATTTTCAGTTGGGTAATGGCGAGCGTTATAACTATAAAGGTAAAAAAGCCTTTGGCGGATGGTACAACATGGGTGCACAGGATTATCAGCCCACCTACCGTTGGTTGGTTTATAATGCCGATACCGAGGTAGTGTCAACTGATATTCAACCATTCTACACCCATAGAGATGCTTACAACGGTGGTTCTACGCTCGCTTTGGAGGGGACTGCAACAGCAGGCGGAACAGATATCGTTTTGTATCGGACCGATTTAGAGATTAGCGATGCCAACCCGAAAGTAAACATTGCTGTAAAAACGTATGAGGAACAAGAGACTCCCACTAATTTATATGTTATACTGAAAAAGAAGGGTAGCAATATCTGGGAAGAGATAGCAGTAGGAAATACAACAGGAAAAGAGTGGGAAGAAAAAACGCTTGATATGAGCGGTTTTGCCACAGGCGACTTCATCGAGTATATTGGTTTGCGTGTAAAAGCCACTACGCCTGTTAACGATTACAGCCTGTATGTAGGTAAACTTGGTCTATCAGACGACCGTTTGGTTAAAGTGGCCAGTGTAGAAGATTTAATGGTAGAGGTTAAAGAAGAAACTCAGCAATCCATGTCTGTTAAGCTCAACTGGAAAGTTTCTCCTTTCGAGACATCAGCGCGTGCTTTAGCAACAGGGTTGGTTTATAACGACGAGGCCAATGTAAATCATTTCGAGATTGTTTATAAAAATGGAGTCGATGGTAGAATTAAAGAGTTAGGTCGTACTTCAACATGGTCCAACTTTATCGGCGGCATCGTATTTGACGATTCAGAAACCCCCGAAGAACCGTATATTGGCGTTCGTGCAGCCTCTATCGATGGTAAAAGCTACTCGAAAGTATCGTGGGTAAAAGTGACTCGTGCCGATGCAGGTCAGCTGCCTGAGTTTGTTGACGATAGATATTGCTCCTCTGAAATTAATCCTGCTGCCGAGGGTGTCGATATTGCTCGCGCACAGCGTTATCTTACAGAAGTGAAAACAACAGGACTGGCCGATAATTTAAACTTTACAGCGAATGCTCCGGTTGAGGATGGAACGCAGTATCAAAATGCAACTAACTATTCATTTACAGCCAATCAGGGTGAAACCTTTGATTTCTCATTTAAAGCCTTTGATACCTCGGATGCTATGTGGAATGGAAGCCCCAAAACCGATGGTTTGAGGTATTGCTTTGCTAAAGCTTATATCGATTGGGATAATAATGGAGAGTTTGATCCTGCAACGGAAGAAGTGTTCGACCTCGGAACTGCTAGGTCTTCTACCGTGGCTTTTGAAACCACTGGGGTAACACAAAGCTTTACTGTTCCCGAGCGTGCCGCTCCAGGTGCTGTACGTCTAAGAATTGTATTCTCCGACGCATGGTTCCCACACCCCGGGCCTTGTGGATTGACGGCAAAAGGTTTCTCCATTGATTTCACTATGAATATCACCGGAACTAACCCACCTATTGTAGCAGAAGATAAGCATGATCAGGGTATGCCTGAAGAGCCTGTTAGAATTTATGACGAGAACCCCAATGCCCCCGACGGACCGGTTTCTGTTGGTGAGGAAGTTTACGAAGGAGCTTATTCAAGCTTCTATCCTAACCCTGCTAACGGTGTTGTTTACTTCGAAAATGTTCAACAGGTTTGGATTTATTCTTTCGACGGTAAATTGGTACATAGCGATAAGGGTGTGGCTATAGAAAAAGCTGACATTTCTTCTCTTACGCCCGGTGCCTACATCGTTCGAATGATGAACGAAAAAGTGATAAGATCGGGGAAACTGATTGTAAAGTAA